The Coccidioides posadasii str. Silveira chromosome 2, complete sequence genomic interval aaaactagAATGATAAGGCTGTTCCagaaagataaaaaaaaaagaatatgaAAACAACCCCCACAGTGTACTTGAAGTCTTGATAAACAAAGTTATCACAGCGCAAAGTTCTGTTTGAGAAGCGAAAGGTATCTTACTTCAAGTGATGTGCCCAACTCACACCACCTTGGGAATATTCAAAGCCAGTTCTAACACCCTTGTCCTTGCTGGTTTGAAGAAACCGCAGAGTACAAATAGGAATTCTAGAAATACGCAGAAATGTGGTAAAAAGTCACCTTCAAAGGAAGGAGGTCTTTGTTGGGTGGAGAAGTGGTGGGTAGGTGGTGTGCTGGATGAGGACGTATGAGACGTACCCAAATGACAAACAACTTGTGAATACACACAAGTTCAACTGCAAAAGGAAAGAGATGGAAATAGAGACAGTATTTTTGCAAAGAAAAGCACACAGATCTGCTTTTATTGAGGCATTCTTTTCAACATCATTTTCTTCAAGGGTTTTCACTCTGTTTCTTAGAATCTTCCGACTCTGTTCACACAGGCAAGCGGACTGCAGCATTTAAAGAGGCGGGATGGATGACGAAAAAATTTCTCATTGGCTTTTCTTCCCTGCGGGGGGAACCAACCAATTGGAAGTGTCATCTAACCAGAGTCAAGTAAATGCTGATGTTTTCATCGAAAAGTGAGGCGACCGAAGATTAGTTAGCTAGGGTGCAAGCAACTCTAGAGGACTTGGCAGACCATCAACGAACAGATTCTCTTGGAGTTATCAAGCTTTTCAATCCCTTTCAGCAGAAGCAATTGGAGAATGCACCAACTACGATTTGGTGTTGTGGCCATTCGATATTGGTAGTcatttttgctttttttcgGCACTGTATCAATTTTGACGCCCAAAGTTTGGATATTCAAGGCAAGATGACTTGGGTTATGATAAGCATAGCGACCAGGTAATTGCACCGTGTGTGAAACAGCAACTTCGGAGGTCATAAAAGGCAGGTCAAGGACCAGATTCCCGGAATATCATGGTAATACCGTGAAGGACGCCATTAGCCGTAACTTTCCCAAATATGGAGGATAAGTCAGCAGGTATATTTCATTGAGACAAGATTGAACATGCGACGGGAAAAGCGGTCAGTTTCGGTTTCTCAGCATGTATGTGCCCGTGGAAATGGTATTCTTTCGGGAAAACAAAGCCGGATATGAAAATTGTATTTAAGTGAAAAGTATCGCGATGCAGCACATATTTGCTGAAATCATGACCTCGAATGATAAAGCCTAGAGGGATCCGACTTGGGCCAAAGCACTCGCCTCTGGCACTTAATGGGGAAGAATGTTATCATCACATTTTGCGGTGTGACGCTTCCTGCTAGCTTAAATGGCATGTTTTTGTCCATAaatttgggggggggggggggggggggggggggggggagggaagagagagaaaagtcCGTGTAGCTGCTCAGTGAGTTTCTCGATGGGATGGAGCTGCGTCGACCCGGAAGTGCTGAGCCCGTCAtgctgtactctgtactagCTTTGTGTTACTGATTCTGTCTCTTCAAAATAGTGAAATGATCAAGAACCGTAGTATGCTGTGAGACCAGGTGGGTTGAACAGGGAATTCATCTCTGCGCAAAATTGGATGGGCGAGAGGGAGTTGTCAACAACCTTTCGATCAACTATTCATGCTTGTGTTGTGGTTATGCCGATGAAATTGAAACTGCGAAACACGAAGCGCAACGTCAGTGCCATTCTCCCTTGTATACCGGAAAAACGGCCCGCTGTCGCTGCTTTTACCATCATCACGACATTGCATTTCCGAGATGGTTTCAGATATATAATGCAGGGCTTGTTCGAGGCGAGCAGAGTAAACGACAACAAGGCAAGAAATAGGGAATAATCGGGGACAATTGCAGGCTTAGATCCATGTGATCTAAAAGCCGATCCTGGAAGACTGCAGGAAGCTGGTTTTCCAGAGCCACCTATCATGGTTTGGCAGTTCCTGGGGCTGCAGGGTGCACACCGCAAGAGATCGCGGGGGAGGTAGAAGTTAGTTAATAACAGCATTATGGCGCTCAGTCCTGTGGAAAGCTGAAAAGGCGGTGGTGGCGTGTCGAGCTTCCTCATACCGGGATAGCCACAGCACTCATCACCTCGCTCTCGACCGTCGATCTGACTCGATGACCAAAGCAGATCGTTCTTCCGGATGGACTCACCGTCCGTCTGGAACGCGACGTTCATTGAGGTGGCCCAAACACCCGCCATTCCAAAAACGGGAATCTAGGGCCAGTGGCATAGGGCTGTGTTGTCGCGTGACTAATTGGATTAGTCAGCTCCATTCGCCGTTGTCCATTGGCTGGTCGCGTGCCGTCTCCCAGGCGTCGAGGATTATTCCAAGCTGTGAGACGGCGAAGAATAAGCAGCGACGGGGCTCGGTTGGCAGTTCTATTCTTTGACGCTGGCGCCTCTGTTTGCTTGACTGACTGCAGCTTCAAAACAACTTCCCGAGTCATCCGTTGGGAGCGAATTAATTTCCGACAGCTTTGAAGGCGGTATTGGGCTCGGCACACCCATACTCCGTGTAGTATGTGGACAAGCGAGATATCGTGGCCCCAACATTTCGCAAGGATGGTTACACTCGAGTGTTTGCAAATATGGGGCTCATTTTCACATTTCTCGGCGACGACAGAGATGTGCCCGTCATACAACGTTAAGCTTCATTTCTTCCGGCCCGACTTTCCTCTGCACGATGCAAATGTGACTAGCTTTCTCCCATAACTTTCAGGTTTTGCGTTAGTGAGATTTTTTCAGACTTTCTCAATATCTGCTTTTGAAAATCTTTCACGGCCACTGTGGCAAGCCGGGTGGCCGCTTGCAAACCAGGTGACGTTGTTTTGGAACATGTGGTTTTTGCTTGCCGTGCCGCATATGCAGAGCTGCAGTGCTGCTTGGAAATGCCCTATGACACGGAAGATATGTCCATATGGAGCTTAGAGCTTTTGGTACAGCCCTGCTACTCGGGATCCACCTCTCCGAAGATCCTTAGAGACATCGCCCTATCTTCGATATCCCCTTGATTGGCACACCTGTCCTTGGGTGTTCCGCATTTCATATGCCATGTTGCCTGGCTAAATATTCAGGCAGTCTAAAGGGCCACTTTTCGGGGCTTATAACTCTTCTAGTACTAAGCATATAAACATCTTAAGGACTTAGCTAGGCCGCAAACTTTCGTAAATTTCGTCCTAAAGATGGCCGTCAGAGGAGTCGTACACATTCTGTCTCGATATGCAGGTCAATGCGCCGTGAAAATGTTGCGAACGACCGACAACAAATCATTTATAGGAAAAGCGTGCAGATCTCTTGCCCAAGTGACCATGCTGCATAATCCATGCATAATCGTCTTGCTTTCGAGAATTTTCCACTGTGTCTACGGTTGTTTTCTTCCAgcctctcttctttcttccttttttctcGCCTGGAGAAGCATTCTCATCGCAAGACCATAAGCATTCACCAGCGGAACGGGGACCCGTAAATTAGGCCTCGACGACATAGCCAATCCGCAGTTGTTTTTGGCGCTCTAACTCTTCCCATTTTCTTGCAGAACACGAGGTTCAGATCTCTCGTTAGTACCTAAATCTCTATTGATACCTTCTTTGGGATATCAAACGTTTATTCTGTGATATTCGCGCCGCGTGGCTCTAACTACTTTGCATTGTATTCAATGAATTAGGGGTTGGTAGGGAAATGTCTGCTTTCATATCATTTCTTGCGGCGACATTCCCTGGCATTTTCAGGCCATTATAAGGCtacccctttttttcctttttctttccttttattttttttcttttatttttggttggtgATACATTTAGGGACTGAGACGTCTGTTTTACCAAAATGCGGTTCAAGTCGCGTTTCGTCATTACTCTCGCGGTGATTATGGCCGTGAAGGGAGAGCCATCTCCGTTACCTTTGAGTGTCGATTGGGGTGCAACGGCAGCCCCTGTTCCCACTAGCAACGGAAAATCCAGCCTCCCTGGTGGGAAAGAAACGATATCCCCGATTGATGCCTCTAAATATGCAGTCAAGTCGCTCCCAGATGCCCAGCCAATTCCTCGGAGCTGGGCTGGTCGCATGAGTGTGCCTGGAGCAGCACCAGGGaatgagatgttcttttgGCTTTTTGAACCTGAAGATAAGGCCTACAATGATAATTTACTCAGTGAGTTTTGACCAGTGATTCTGCGAACCTGCACGAACAGCCTGTTAACAACACTTGCTTGATAGTCTGGCTGAATGGAGGTCCTGGTTGTTCATCAATGATTGGAGCCTTTGCAGAGAATGGTCCCCTCATGTTTCTGAAGAATATGAGCAAGCTGGAGCGAAATCCTTATTCCTGGACCAAATTAGGCCATGTTTTGTACATTGACCAGCCCGTTGGGACGGGTTTGTCTCTCTCAAGTGATCCTACCCCAGCCACAAATAACGAATGCGTTACCGAGCTCTTTTACAGATGGATAAAACAATTTTACGAAGTGTTTCCGCATTTGCTCAGGAAACGAACACACTTAATGGGAGAATCCTACGCTGGCATATATATCCCATATTTTGCCGACCGAATTCTCAAGCATAAAGACCAGTTGTCGATCAACCTATCATCAGTAGTTATTGGGAATGGGGCAATTGGGAACAATATAGCAATGTCGGACGTTGCCGCTGGGGCGTACCTGAAAGAGAAAGCCAGGGATCTCGAGCTTCCGGGGGACATTTTGGGCGCGTTCTCTCAGGCTGATCACATTTGCGGTTTTGACTCGATCCTGAAGAAGGCAGCGCAGTACCCTTCCCAGGGCCACTTTTACCTCCCAAGCTGCCTAACCAATCCGTCTGGCTTTACAACAGACGAAAACTGCAACATGAAGCCCAAGGACTCTAGAGCAGTCCTCTCATCTATCTTGAATTCCACATGTTATGGGCAATGTGCCACTTATTCCACAGCACAAAACTATATCGAAACCGCCAGGGAAACAAAATGCTTCAGCAGGTATAACATCAAATATAATTGCAACACTCCAAACCCTTTAGTGCCATTAACCGAATATCTCAACCGTGCTGATGTCCAAGCCGCGCTCAATGTCCTTCCGTCCAAGTCAGGAACTTCCCACCGCTTTGAAACTTGCAACCAAACCATCATTGATTCCCTTTTATCCCCGTCTATCCAACCCACGCCGCCCACCGAATCCATCCTCCCTTCCATCCTCGCTACCTACAAAATCCCTATTCATATCTACCAGGGCCAACTCGACACGGTTATCAACCACATCGCTGTTGAACTCGTCTTGCAAAACATGACCTGGAACGGAAAGCAAGGATTACAATCCCGGCCAAGTATCCCATTTGGCACGTATTTCAATATTAACAAGGGAGAATCCAAAGTAACATTGAACGGTTCAGAAGCAGGGGTGTGGGCGTATGAGAGAGGTTTGAGCTATCATCTCTTCAGAGAGGCGGGACACGGCGTGCCGAGAGACCAGCCAGAAGAGATGTGGCATTATGTTAAGAATGTGGTTGTTGGAAGATGGAGTGGAGGCTTTCGAGAATGAAGAGAGATTAGGAGGAATTTGGCGTTTGTTATCTCCTATTACCTCTTATAGACGGTTGGGACGGGTTGCATTAAGTTAGGGTTCTAAGGAGGTGAACGGGATTCATCATTGTAAAGGGCTTTTCTCAGGGAGTAACGCGGTCCATTTCCTCTCCTCAGGCGGCGCAATTCGAAGATCTGTAtatcaaaaaaagaaaaaggcctAGCTACGTCTTGCTGTTTGATATCACATCCGAGCTGGTCACATTGGCCTTTGGCATCTTCACTATGATACGAATAGTAGTTGCAGACGCTCGACTTATGAGCCAGAGCTTTTGGGAATACAGGCGTGTGGTGGGCCAGATCAAAGGCATGGACTGTTCTGTAGCCGGGTATGAAACATGCTGGAAGACATTGCATTTGAGAGAATACTATCTATCCAAATACCAAAAATCAATATCATATGCCTCTATTGGAGTTCGCCGAGTACAACCAATCATCCCAGAAGTGGGTGTTACGAAAGCGACATCAATAGCTCGCAAGCACGCAAGACAAACATTTCTCCCTCAAAAAATGTACGCATTGAACCGTAACATTAAAAAGCTAAGAACGCCCGCTTCTCCCGATTCATGGTTCCCCAGCATGCCATAAAGAACCAACTACGTAAGCAAAGTGGTAAGAGATTTCTCACAAGCACGCTTTAATAACACCAGAAATAGGAAAGTTCATCATAGGCCAGATCATAAAATATTTGAATCTTAGCCCGGAATGCAATTTGAGAATTAAGCAGTAGATAGATCAAGGATGATACTGGAGCCGTATAAATCATcactgaaaaaaaaaaaaaaaaaaaaaaaattggctAAATCGGGAGGCCGAGGACGGGAAGAGTTTGCACCGTAAAAGTAGGTCCGACAATAGTAATGTAGAAGCTTATAGATTGTGAAAAGCGACTAAAGAAGCGGGCGGTTGCGTTTTGTATCTAGCGTCCACTTAGGATGAATCTAGGTAGTCCGTCATCGACGAACAAAGAGAGGTACCGGTCCGGACATCGATAGCAGCGAATCCGCCCTCTCATATAAGTTGCCCGCAAAGAACCGATCACTACATGCGCTGACCGGGGCGGATGGCACCGTGGCTTGGGCTGCAGGGCCTAAAGCGGCACTCAATGGTGTGGCTGGCATCGCGCTAGACTGGGGCGATGATCCCGTCGTCAAAGAAAGAGATCCCGTGGTCCCTGAGCCCATTGTCGAACTAGAATATGTTTGCATATGATGAGGGTGCATGGATGGTGGGAGAACTGTCGATGGATTGGATGTATTCAAGTCCGCAAGATAGGACCAGGGTGAGGAGTCTATTAGCCTGCCCGCCTCCCTGCTGGCTTTCTGGACAGGTCGGAGAATGGCGACTATGTCTGGTGGAAGCAGCCGGAGATTTTTGGCTTCTCGCATGTCGATCACCAGTTCAACAAACGACTGTAAGAAAGTTTTGCATAGTTGCCAAAATTCACGCTGGTTTCTCATCCCACCCCCGGGCTCCTTTAGTTTCATGGTTGATAACCGTATTTGAAGTGCTTCGGCGACATCGATACAGGTACGACAACGGGAAATGAGTTTATTTAACAGTGAATGAATTGGTTGCGGGGCTTTCGTTGACTCGGCTAGTTCTAAGcactgtaaaaattgatgggACGCGACAGGAACGGCTTGCAGTACAGCTCGGTAGGCAGCAGTAAGCTGGACGAATATCTTTTCAAAAATTCTTTCTTCTTCGTACTCGTCTAGCCCTGTATTCGGGTTGATACGGCTAATTGTTGACGTGGGAAGGGTGCCAAATGATTCGCCAGACCGAGGAGTATTGGCCAGAGATGAGGGTCCCGAGGAAGTCAAGAGagtgttggacctgctgcttGAGCGGCTTCGAGTTCCCATGCTCGTGGTTGAAAGCCAAGGCTGACTCGTAAGACCTGGGAAGCCGTTTGCATTAGGATTGGATGGATTAGAGAGAATAGGAACGGGGTTCTGTTGTTGAATCGCCGTCTCGCTTCTAAGCCGTCTAAGAGGTTGGAGCCGCTCACGAGTTGGGGGAGTGACTGCTCGATCGCAAGTATTGATAGGAGGAACTTTCCTGGCCGTATCCGAAATCCCCTGTTTCATCAGGCCCGTTTGTCGTTTGCCTTTAAAGTTGATTCCAAGGTTGACGTAAACGTTGCGGAGTTCGGCTATACTCCCGTATATCATGAGTATCAATGATCTTACGTACTTTGGATCAacaagagatattatctTGGCAATATTATGGCGGAACTGCGTAGCAACATGTATGTACGCATTGATGCATGTATCGCATTCATGTTTGACGGCCTCCGATAGCCGCTTCATCGTATCGACATCCTGTAAATTAGCCCCTTCAGCAACCTCAAGCGCTTCGTTGAGCTGCTCTATGTGAGTGGATGCGTTGTAGAACACAATTTCGAGACTAGTCCTCCTGCACTCCTCGGTCCTGATCACGTTGATTAGAGCCGATATATGAGGGTGAACTTGATAAAGTGAGTAAAGAAGGGTTTTGGCGGCTTCCATGATGGGGAcctttgtttttctttcgATTTTGTATTCTGGCAAACTTGACATACGCCGAACAAAGCCTTCGCGCAACCGCCTTCGGTCTTTGGGGCTACCTGGGCTAGAGCAGTTGCTGCTATTTGAGTTCGTGCTATGTTGGTTTCGAAGCAAAGAGCCATGGCTTAAGCCACGTAAGTGGCTATTGCGATACGGCCGGACTTCGTCTAGTGTACCTAGGTCATTCATTCGACTCACCATGCCCAGGCGTCTGTTTTGCAAAGAGCCTGGGCCCTGAATGACTCCTTCGCTATTACTTCGGTTCCGTTCACTGACTGAAGGGAATCTGAATCGACTCATACTGCTATTCCCAAAACTACTCTGACCAGATGCCATTCGATGGTGGGAGCGAATAGGGATGGGAGGAGGTCGCGAGTACGATGGTGATTTCGAATCCTGCGATGACTCCGTGCCATTAGAACGGGGAATGACCGGGAATCTGTTTCCTCTCTTTGGTGGTTTCGGTGTTTCCATTGCGCTATCACTACAAAGGGCCGTTAATGATGGGCCAACTGATAGCTAGAAGGGAAACCCACCTTATATCCGTTATGCTGTCGATATCAAGGAGAGCAGGCTGTCTGCTTTTCAAATATTTTTTGAGCTCTGCCGTTAATGCGCTTTCCTTTTCGTTATCAGTCATCTCGGTAGTCGTTATATCTGCTTCTTTCATGTCTATAATCCGCTTCAGGGGGTATCTCAGCGAGTTCCCAGACACCTTTAACACTTGGAGTTTATTCATATCGGATAATTCGCTCGGGAGGTCTTCTAGGAGGTTTTGCATGACTGAAAGGACTCGTAAAGACGTAAGATTTCGTATTTCTTCAGGGATTTTTGTGATCTTATTCCGGCTCACGTCAAGAATTTCGAGAAAGGAGAGGTTATAGACCTAGTTTAAATCAGAGAAATCGGCTATAGAACATCAAAAAATGTTACATACCCCTTTTGGAAATTCCGTAAAGTTGTTTGCTCTAATATTGAGATACCGGAGATGGATGCATTCTTGAAATCGACAAGGGATCTGGTCGATATAGTTGTTCGACAATGACAGCCTGTCCAACAGGAGTGAGCAGTGAATCACATATAAGGTCCGAAACCAAATTCGGCTCACCTTGCAACTTCGTCCTTTATGATATCCACTATTTCATCGGGGACCCAGCCGATATTCTTGTGCCCAAGATCAATTGTTAATTTAGGCCGCACCACATCTCCCACTGCTTCGCTACCAGCCAAGGACCGCTTGGTCTCTTGGAGCCCATTTTCAACAGCGTTTTTGGTAAGCTGTAAGGTCTCTTCTCGCGAGAGCAGCTTAGAGGGAGGAGGCCGGTTGATTCGTGCGGGCGCGGTATCGTCTCGGGCAGGAGGCCCGTGGTTGGACACAGATCCACCAGTGTAGGCTTGCTGTTCCTTTGCTTCTTCAGGATTGTCACTTCGACCTGGCCGAGGGCCCCATGTTGTGTCGTCGGTGCGGCTCATGTTGGTCGGGGGCGAATGAAAGAGCGCAGTTGGCCAGCAAGGGAGGTTTCACAAAGGTAGGCTTATCTAGACGGAATATATGTTCCCTTTAATGATTTTCGATAGCCGCAAAATGCCTGGAGGGTCTGCGTAGGATCGTGGAAAGCGACATAATAGGTAATGTAGGTGAATTGGATTATTCGACGTTCGACGAAAGAGTGACTTAATGCGGGACAAGAATGCTTCAAGGGAGTCTGTTCCAAAGCCAGTCACCTCATTCATCAGGATCTTGACCAGTAAAAGCGATGCAATGAGCCTGTGTTATCGCCCGATTCCCAAGCGGACTGAGCATCCAATGGCTGCAAGCGGGTGTAGCGTGTTACCCTAGCTGAGCCATTCAAGGATAGGAAAGCTGCTCAAGGACCCAACAAAATCGCCATGGCTCTAGCAAGCATGCCATCAATCTGTCGGCTTTGGAATTTGCAGCCTCTGCGATTTACCGATGGGCTCTGCAACTCAAACCGGGCCCAATTCCCGCATATGATCGACGGATCTCGCGATGGTGCTCTGTGGCGGGCCAACTTGAAACACCAGTGGGTCACGTGATGAATACTGTCTTCCAAGTGATGGAGAGGTGAGGAGAGATGAGGGTAGATGGGGAGATGCGGGGAGCGAGGACGGGTTGGAAGTGTCGAAGAGCAACGGAATGCAATGTTCCTGAAGCGAGAAGCCTGGCCAAAAGGACAGGACCCCCAGGCGCGTATAGATACAGATGTGTCTCAAAAAGTATTGTGATATAAAGCTAATGTgctacagagtacggagtatattg includes:
- a CDS encoding uncharacterized protein (SECRETED:SignalP(1-19)~EggNog:ENOG410PVH1~COG:E,O~MEROPS:MER0001944); this translates as MRFKSRFVITLAVIMAVKGEPSPLPLSVDWGATAAPVPTSNGKSSLPGGKETISPIDASKYAVKSLPDAQPIPRSWAGRMSVPGAAPGNEMFFWLFEPEDKAYNDNLLIWLNGGPGCSSMIGAFAENGPLMFLKNMSKLERNPYSWTKLGHVLYIDQPVGTGLSLSSDPTPATNNECVTELFYRWIKQFYEVFPHLLRKRTHLMGESYAGIYIPYFADRILKHKDQLSINLSSVVIGNGAIGNNIAMSDVAAGAYLKEKARDLELPGDILGAFSQADHICGFDSILKKAAQYPSQGHFYLPSCLTNPSGFTTDENCNMKPKDSRAVLSSILNSTCYGQCATYSTAQNYIETARETKCFSRYNIKYNCNTPNPLVPLTEYLNRADVQAALNVLPSKSGTSHRFETCNQTIIDSLLSPSIQPTPPTESILPSILATYKIPIHIYQGQLDTVINHIAVELVLQNMTWNGKQGLQSRPSIPFGTYFNINKGESKVTLNGSEAGVWAYERGLSYHLFREAGHGVPRDQPEEMWHYVKNVVVGRWSGGFRE
- the SOG2 gene encoding RAM signalling pathway protein domain-containing protein (EggNog:ENOG410PMC7~COG:T~BUSCO:1488at33183) encodes the protein MSRTDDTTWGPRPGRSDNPEEAKEQQAYTGGSVSNHGPPARDDTAPARINRPPPSKLLSREETLQLTKNAVENGLQETKRSLAGSEAVGDVVRPKLTIDLGHKNIGWVPDEIVDIIKDEVARLSLSNNYIDQIPCRFQECIHLRYLNIRANNFTEFPKGVYNLSFLEILDVSRNKITKIPEEIRNLTSLRVLSVMQNLLEDLPSELSDMNKLQVLKVSGNSLRYPLKRIIDMKEADITTTEMTDNEKESALTAELKKYLKSRQPALLDIDSITDISDSAMETPKPPKRGNRFPVIPRSNGTESSQDSKSPSYSRPPPIPIRSHHRMASGQSSFGNSSMSRFRFPSVSERNRSNSEGVIQGPGSLQNRRLGMVSRMNDLGTLDEVRPYRNSHLRGLSHGSLLRNQHSTNSNSSNCSSPGSPKDRRRLREGFVRRMSSLPEYKIERKTKVPIMEAAKTLLYSLYQVHPHISALINVIRTEECRRTSLEIVFYNASTHIEQLNEALEVAEGANLQDVDTMKRLSEAVKHECDTCINAYIHVATQFRHNIAKIISLVDPKYVRSLILMIYGSIAELRNVYVNLGINFKGKRQTGLMKQGISDTARKVPPINTCDRAVTPPTRERLQPLRRLRSETAIQQQNPVPILSNPSNPNANGFPGLTSQPWLSTTSMGTRSRSSSRSNTLLTSSGPSSLANTPRSGESFGTLPTSTISRINPNTGLDEYEEERIFEKIFVQLTAAYRAVLQAVPVASHQFLQCLELAESTKAPQPIHSLLNKLISRCRTCIDVAEALQIRLSTMKLKEPGGGMRNQREFWQLCKTFLQSFVELVIDMREAKNLRLLPPDIVAILRPVQKASREAGRLIDSSPWSYLADLNTSNPSTVLPPSMHPHHMQTYSSSTMGSGTTGSLSLTTGSSPQSSAMPATPLSAALGPAAQATVPSAPVSACSDRFFAGNLYERADSLLSMSGPVPLFVRR